A single Cryomorphaceae bacterium DNA region contains:
- a CDS encoding response regulator transcription factor: MSESLRLWIVDDQPRQRQVLREKLSFFSGLEVLGESSDGRQALRDLEGLDIDVVLMDLEMPHMNGVEATLRLKSSGFVGRVLIVTVLEDDDSVFQAIRAGADGYVLKDIHPQKLKEALDELAEGGAPMSPTIAAKALRLLRTGVVEAPVEEEEVSISKREQEVLEQLALGKVYSDIAESLTISPYTVRKHIENIYGKLQVHNKVEAVAYAKRVGII, translated from the coding sequence ATGAGTGAGTCTTTGCGCTTGTGGATTGTCGATGATCAGCCGCGACAGCGGCAAGTGCTCCGTGAAAAGCTGAGTTTCTTCTCCGGACTTGAGGTCTTGGGGGAATCCAGTGATGGGCGTCAAGCTTTGCGTGATTTGGAAGGACTGGATATCGATGTGGTGCTGATGGATTTGGAGATGCCCCATATGAATGGGGTAGAGGCCACGCTTCGTCTAAAGTCTTCGGGATTTGTGGGTCGTGTCCTCATTGTGACCGTGCTGGAGGATGACGACAGTGTTTTTCAAGCCATTCGCGCGGGGGCTGATGGTTATGTGCTCAAGGACATTCACCCTCAAAAACTTAAAGAAGCCCTTGATGAGTTGGCCGAAGGGGGAGCTCCAATGAGTCCGACCATCGCCGCTAAGGCACTCCGGCTTTTGAGAACGGGTGTTGTTGAGGCTCCGGTTGAAGAAGAGGAAGTGTCCATCAGCAAGCGTGAGCAAGAGGTCTTGGAACAGCTCGCGCTGGGAAAGGTCTATTCCGACATTGCGGAATCCCTCACCATCTCTCCCTACACGGTGCGCAAGCACATCGAAAACATCTACGGCAAGCTCCAGGTACACAACAAGGTGGAGGCGGTGGCCTACGCCAAGCGGGTTGGGATTATTTGA
- a CDS encoding BamA/TamA family outer membrane protein, which produces MPRPKRYQRAVLWMSFILLTSCATYKTQIAKNVAPQSEPLEEVAYRMFLVGDAGYVGKDSSNPTLDLLERRLNQAGSESSVIFLGDNIYPKGLPGKSHDEAREKAEVALNRQLETLRNYEGLPFFVPGNHDWGRGLDAVQRQEKYVNKYINEEFKGVEDKKEYETYFYPENGCGGPEIVEINDQLVIVFVDSEWWLQDWDYEPEINDGCDAKSRKAFIFQFEEVLRKHRHKNVIIAAHHPIDSYGSHGGQYSAKTHLFPLTELNPNLWIPFPVIGSIAAYLRSTFGTREDLSSGYYRAYRNAVLAGAQKNGEFIFVSGHEHNLQYVNYEGQHQVVSGAGSKLEGTRLKGNAQFTASQPGFAELEIDRQGQVRLVFWSSSQPDTPLFSKQLKGPLELIPENAPETFEEYPIEEPTFTGPAVTYDLPKATPMRDFWMGEHYRDLYAKEYTFPRIDLDTAYGGMSVLKRGGGNQTNSLRLADAQNRQWSMRSLSKDATRLLPYPFNKTTAAEGLIIDNFLSTHPFGALAVPTLADAAQVYHTNPEIYYVPQQPAMGMYNRGFGGEVYLLEERPHKSWSELASIGSPEDAISTPDVVVETTEDHKKYIDQHWAVRSRLFDLVIGDWDRHDDQWRWVELEDSTGRKFYRPVPRDRDQAFSKYDGVVTGIARLFPSGFLHQLRPYSDEIADVRWAGWSARYFDRSFTNELEWSDWEQEATYIQTHLTDSIIDAAFAAWPAEAQDESVEEIKGHLRARRNNVVDIAQELYTYLASEIDVIGSDAKDRFDIIFESKDTVLVQVWDTNGDADQQRLLKQRRIYASETKEVHIYAMGDDDHFIVSGTPGKKIKFRLVGGLGEDRYVAPEVLKGRGDILVYDEKGGKDDIESKVYRDRRSVKRELNQYDRRAYHYEYDILFPLPLVAYNPDQGLVLGVNASWTRYTFKKSPFGQLHRLKASYGFATNSPEISYRGLFVEALGNSDFVLNALWRGDRFATNYFGLGNNTENTRNINYYRVNQSVFRLNPALQRRAADDRVRWDIGPTFWWVDTEEPEDGFISSDDTDLDPEVFEPKQFIGARTQLVYDGRDNFLYPTKGARLNVTAEWNANVINGNQTLNYGADLSLIFTLDAQKRLQYATRLGYAGVAGTYEFFLAPSLGENHGLRGYRFDRFRGENRFYHRNDLRLKLINSSNKTVPFSAGLFGGFDYGRVWLESESSDRWHAGYGGGLWMAPVDFFVITAGTFFSPEGSRFYVNFKYPL; this is translated from the coding sequence ATGCCTAGACCTAAACGATACCAGCGCGCGGTCCTCTGGATGTCCTTTATCCTTCTGACCTCCTGCGCTACCTACAAGACCCAAATCGCCAAGAATGTGGCGCCTCAATCCGAACCGCTGGAAGAGGTGGCCTACCGCATGTTCCTCGTCGGGGATGCGGGATACGTGGGCAAAGACTCTTCGAACCCCACCCTAGATTTATTGGAACGCCGCTTAAATCAAGCCGGCTCGGAGAGTAGCGTGATCTTTTTAGGAGATAATATTTACCCCAAAGGACTGCCGGGAAAAAGCCATGATGAAGCCCGAGAAAAAGCGGAGGTGGCCTTGAATCGACAACTCGAAACCCTCCGAAACTACGAGGGTCTACCCTTCTTTGTCCCTGGAAACCACGATTGGGGGCGCGGCCTCGATGCGGTTCAACGACAGGAAAAGTACGTGAACAAGTACATCAACGAAGAATTCAAAGGCGTTGAGGACAAAAAGGAATACGAGACGTATTTCTATCCGGAGAATGGATGTGGTGGTCCGGAGATCGTGGAGATCAACGACCAACTGGTTATTGTCTTTGTGGACTCGGAATGGTGGCTACAAGACTGGGATTACGAGCCCGAGATCAACGACGGCTGTGATGCCAAGAGCCGCAAGGCCTTCATCTTCCAATTCGAAGAAGTCCTCAGGAAGCATCGCCATAAAAATGTGATCATCGCTGCCCACCACCCCATTGATAGCTATGGCTCGCACGGGGGTCAGTACTCAGCCAAGACACACCTGTTCCCCTTGACCGAACTGAACCCCAACCTGTGGATTCCCTTCCCGGTGATCGGCTCTATTGCCGCCTACCTCCGCTCCACTTTTGGAACGCGTGAAGACCTCAGTAGTGGGTACTACCGAGCCTATCGAAACGCCGTCTTGGCCGGAGCTCAGAAGAACGGGGAGTTCATTTTTGTATCGGGCCACGAGCACAACCTTCAGTATGTCAACTACGAAGGGCAGCACCAAGTTGTCAGTGGCGCCGGCTCCAAGCTGGAAGGAACGCGCTTGAAAGGAAATGCTCAATTCACCGCCTCCCAACCAGGTTTTGCAGAATTAGAGATTGATCGTCAAGGACAGGTCCGCCTGGTTTTCTGGAGCTCCTCACAGCCCGATACCCCACTATTCTCGAAGCAACTCAAGGGGCCACTGGAACTGATTCCAGAAAACGCACCCGAGACCTTCGAAGAGTACCCCATTGAAGAGCCTACCTTCACCGGCCCGGCAGTCACCTATGACCTACCCAAAGCCACGCCCATGCGGGACTTCTGGATGGGTGAGCACTACCGCGACCTATACGCCAAGGAGTACACCTTCCCCAGAATTGATTTGGATACCGCCTACGGCGGGATGTCTGTGCTCAAGCGCGGAGGGGGAAATCAGACTAACTCCCTTCGACTGGCCGATGCGCAAAACCGTCAATGGAGCATGCGCTCGCTCTCCAAAGACGCCACGCGCCTCTTGCCCTACCCCTTCAACAAAACCACAGCGGCCGAGGGACTCATCATCGACAACTTTCTGTCCACCCATCCTTTTGGTGCCCTGGCGGTGCCCACTCTGGCAGACGCAGCACAAGTCTACCACACCAATCCGGAGATCTACTACGTGCCTCAACAGCCGGCCATGGGCATGTACAACCGCGGTTTTGGTGGAGAAGTCTACCTCTTGGAGGAGCGTCCGCATAAATCATGGAGCGAACTGGCTTCGATCGGAAGTCCTGAGGACGCTATCAGCACTCCTGATGTGGTCGTCGAAACCACGGAAGACCATAAGAAGTACATCGATCAGCATTGGGCGGTGCGCTCCCGCCTTTTTGACCTCGTCATTGGAGACTGGGATCGGCACGATGATCAGTGGCGATGGGTGGAACTCGAAGATTCAACCGGTAGAAAGTTTTATCGCCCCGTACCTAGGGATCGCGATCAAGCCTTCTCCAAATACGACGGTGTCGTTACCGGCATTGCACGCCTCTTCCCATCCGGATTCTTGCACCAACTCCGACCGTACAGCGATGAAATCGCCGACGTTCGTTGGGCGGGCTGGAGCGCACGCTATTTTGATCGCTCCTTTACCAACGAACTGGAATGGTCCGATTGGGAGCAAGAAGCAACCTATATCCAAACACACCTCACGGACTCCATCATCGACGCGGCCTTTGCTGCTTGGCCTGCTGAGGCACAAGACGAAAGCGTAGAAGAGATTAAGGGACATTTACGGGCCCGCCGAAACAATGTTGTGGACATTGCGCAAGAACTCTACACGTATTTGGCCTCGGAGATCGATGTCATTGGATCGGACGCGAAGGATCGGTTCGACATCATTTTTGAATCGAAAGACACCGTCCTGGTTCAAGTCTGGGACACCAATGGCGATGCGGATCAGCAGCGACTGCTGAAACAGCGTCGTATTTACGCCAGCGAAACCAAAGAAGTCCACATCTACGCGATGGGGGATGATGACCACTTCATCGTAAGTGGAACGCCGGGTAAAAAGATCAAGTTCCGTCTTGTTGGCGGCTTAGGTGAAGACCGCTACGTGGCCCCAGAAGTGCTGAAGGGACGCGGCGATATTTTGGTCTACGACGAAAAAGGCGGAAAAGATGATATTGAGTCTAAGGTATACCGCGATCGTCGTAGTGTGAAACGCGAACTGAATCAGTACGACCGCCGCGCCTACCACTACGAATACGACATCCTTTTCCCGCTCCCCTTGGTGGCCTACAACCCTGATCAAGGATTGGTCTTAGGGGTCAACGCGAGCTGGACGCGCTACACCTTCAAGAAATCTCCCTTTGGGCAACTTCATCGCCTGAAAGCCAGCTACGGCTTTGCCACGAATTCACCTGAAATCAGTTATCGAGGGCTCTTCGTTGAAGCTTTGGGGAACAGTGATTTTGTCCTGAACGCCCTTTGGCGTGGGGACCGATTTGCCACCAACTATTTTGGGCTTGGGAACAACACCGAGAACACCCGAAACATCAACTACTACCGGGTCAACCAAAGCGTATTCCGATTGAATCCTGCCCTTCAGCGCAGAGCTGCCGACGACCGGGTGCGTTGGGATATTGGCCCCACTTTTTGGTGGGTAGATACGGAAGAACCTGAGGACGGATTCATCTCCTCGGACGATACTGATTTAGACCCCGAAGTCTTTGAACCAAAGCAGTTCATTGGAGCGCGAACGCAACTGGTGTATGATGGTCGTGACAACTTCCTGTATCCGACAAAAGGAGCGCGTTTGAACGTCACGGCAGAATGGAATGCCAACGTCATCAACGGAAACCAAACTTTGAACTACGGGGCAGACTTGTCTTTGATCTTCACCTTGGATGCACAGAAGCGTTTGCAGTACGCCACGCGATTGGGCTACGCAGGTGTTGCGGGAACCTATGAGTTCTTCTTGGCCCCAAGCCTGGGTGAAAACCACGGATTACGCGGCTATAGATTTGACCGCTTCAGAGGAGAAAACCGCTTCTATCACCGCAATGATTTGCGCTTGAAGCTGATCAACTCCTCCAACAAAACCGTCCCCTTCTCTGCAGGGCTCTTTGGTGGATTCGACTACGGCCGCGTTTGGCTTGAAAGCGAATCTTCGGACCGCTGGCACGCGGGATACGGTGGTGGCCTTTGGATGGCCCCTGTCGACTTCTTCGTCATTACGGCGGGAACCTTCTTCTCACCAGAAGGAAGTCGGTTTTATGTTAATTTTAAGTACCCTCTTTGA
- a CDS encoding tetratricopeptide repeat protein — translation MKRLASQMKFWLLAIGFLVLSGPTGRCATSEEDSIRVLGYIQQAYRMSRTNLDSAFLAIDEALDSVRAIENEPLLIRGINVKGILYDIAGQDSAAMAVYEEAFALADSAGDLKMQASIGNNIGLIHWNRGHYDEAVAAYEASLALFREIEYLPGQANNLNNISLIYAGEFRYEEAIQVLRQSYALRLELADGYGLSAALSNLGFYYAEINQIDSSLYYSRLALMAKDTVGDERGKATVYGNLGNAYQMREDVDSAIWAYRAAVDIDRALEDSVRLIQHLNPLAWQLHLKGQDAEAYRLMKECAAVAERKGAVSEQWEVYYRLGDLATEQGESEVAAPAYERAFNLYNTLRNEEREEQVIEFQERFQTAEAKIALAEEQEARTRAELEVQRRNNLLLLLAASLILGGIGAAAVWRRSRERQRRERAEQEVKEQLMKSGFEQQLTDQRQGISQDLHDNVGSQLSFLSSALQNLSFALQMRDQPGTEVAGRLEEMSAVAQESVDDLRNTVWAMNRDQLNSQELLTRLEQGVRRLPEGLGATRVEFAHEGEARILPQAVGLAIYRMTQEALNNALKYASAQHISVSIAIAEKISFRVSDDGSGFDPAAVARGSGLEGMQRRADRHGLSYALESEIGSGTTIEMSYHE, via the coding sequence ATGAAACGACTTGCCTCCCAAATGAAATTTTGGCTACTAGCCATTGGTTTCCTGGTTCTTTCTGGCCCTACGGGCCGATGCGCCACATCCGAAGAGGATTCCATCCGCGTCCTCGGGTACATCCAACAGGCCTATCGCATGAGTCGAACCAACCTCGACTCGGCCTTTCTGGCCATTGATGAAGCCCTCGACAGCGTTCGAGCCATTGAGAATGAACCACTTCTCATTCGAGGCATCAACGTAAAAGGTATTCTCTATGATATCGCGGGTCAGGACTCAGCGGCTATGGCGGTTTATGAAGAAGCCTTTGCGCTTGCGGACTCGGCCGGAGACCTGAAAATGCAGGCGAGTATTGGGAACAATATTGGGCTGATCCACTGGAATCGCGGCCACTACGATGAAGCTGTGGCGGCCTATGAGGCTTCCTTGGCGCTCTTTCGCGAAATCGAATACTTACCTGGACAGGCCAACAATTTGAACAACATAAGCCTCATCTACGCCGGAGAGTTCCGGTACGAAGAAGCTATTCAAGTCCTTCGACAGAGCTATGCCCTTCGACTCGAGCTGGCCGATGGATATGGGCTCAGTGCGGCCCTCAGCAATTTGGGGTTCTATTATGCCGAGATTAACCAAATAGACAGCTCCTTATACTACAGTCGCTTGGCTTTGATGGCCAAGGATACGGTGGGTGATGAACGGGGTAAGGCTACTGTCTACGGCAACTTAGGGAATGCCTATCAAATGAGGGAAGACGTCGATTCAGCGATATGGGCTTACCGGGCTGCTGTGGACATTGACCGAGCATTGGAAGATTCGGTCCGACTCATTCAACACCTCAATCCGCTGGCCTGGCAACTGCACCTCAAAGGACAGGATGCCGAAGCGTATCGACTGATGAAGGAATGCGCTGCAGTAGCCGAGCGGAAAGGGGCTGTTTCGGAGCAATGGGAGGTATATTATCGATTGGGAGATCTGGCTACGGAACAAGGAGAGTCAGAGGTGGCTGCACCGGCCTATGAGCGGGCCTTCAACTTGTACAACACCCTACGGAACGAAGAAAGGGAAGAACAGGTCATTGAATTCCAGGAACGCTTCCAGACCGCAGAGGCTAAGATCGCCTTGGCCGAAGAGCAGGAAGCGCGGACTCGAGCAGAGCTCGAGGTTCAACGACGGAACAATCTGCTCTTGCTCTTGGCCGCTTCGCTGATTCTTGGCGGAATTGGTGCGGCTGCGGTTTGGAGACGGAGCCGCGAACGACAGCGCCGAGAGCGGGCGGAACAAGAGGTCAAGGAGCAGTTGATGAAAAGCGGATTTGAGCAGCAATTGACCGATCAACGTCAGGGAATCTCTCAAGACCTGCACGATAATGTCGGCTCTCAACTGAGCTTCTTGAGCAGTGCACTACAAAATTTGAGTTTTGCCCTTCAGATGCGGGATCAGCCGGGAACCGAGGTGGCCGGTAGGCTCGAGGAAATGTCCGCGGTGGCTCAAGAAAGTGTTGATGATCTGCGCAACACCGTATGGGCCATGAACCGAGACCAGCTCAACTCTCAAGAACTTTTAACCCGCCTGGAGCAAGGGGTTCGTCGCCTGCCCGAAGGCTTGGGGGCCACCCGGGTGGAATTTGCACATGAAGGCGAGGCGCGCATCCTGCCGCAGGCAGTAGGTCTGGCCATCTACCGCATGACTCAGGAGGCGCTGAACAACGCTTTAAAGTACGCCTCGGCTCAGCATATTTCGGTTTCCATTGCCATCGCCGAAAAAATCTCTTTTCGGGTTTCAGATGACGGTTCAGGGTTTGATCCCGCCGCGGTGGCTCGAGGTTCTGGTTTAGAAGGAATGCAGCGTCGCGCCGATCGCCATGGACTGTCTTATGCCCTGGAAAGTGAGATTGGGTCGGGAACGACTATTGAAATGAGCTATCATGAGTGA